In one window of Helianthus annuus cultivar XRQ/B chromosome 17, HanXRQr2.0-SUNRISE, whole genome shotgun sequence DNA:
- the LOC110923471 gene encoding uncharacterized protein LOC110923471 isoform X1, translating into MANAWKKYKSNKLTTPKLLFLLTSTSLILLTFFYLTAPPTPFFNPTSPIHPFNYTNTPQPHPIIANQVEGLKHPFIYSLSDFGSLPDKPHKNIVRMLKGKLFRRPDISVTVQDLLDKMRAEGRTGAFVDVGANVGMATFAAAVMGFRVYAFEPVLENLQSVCNGIYFNRVGDLVRLFEAATSDRLGNITFHKLVGRLDNSAVSAAGAKLAFKSNEEVELQVRSVLLDLVIPETERVLLLKIDVQGWEYHVLKGAKKLLSRKKGEAPYLIYEEDERLLQASNSSSTEIRKFLGGLGYTHCVQKGTDAHCTK; encoded by the exons ATGGCAAACGCTTGGAAGAAATACAAATCCAACAAACTCACCACCCCCAAACTCCTCTTCCTCTTAACCTCCACCTCCCTGATCCTCCTCACCTTCTTCTACCTCACCGCCCCACCCACCCCCTTCTTCAACCCCACCTCACCCATCCACCCCTTCAACTACACCAACACCCCTCAACCCCACCCCATCATAGCCAACCAAGTTGAAGGCCTCAAACACCCATTCATCTACTCCCTTTCCGATTTCGGCTCCCTACCCGATAAACCCCACAAGAACATTGTCCGGATGCTCAAAGGCAAATTGTTTAGGAGACCCGATATTTCGGTTACCGTCCAGGACTTGCTGGACAAGATGAGGGCTGAAGGGAGGACCGGGGCTTTCGTCGATGTGGGAGCGAATGTGGGTATGGCCACATTCGCTGCTGCGGTGATGGGGTTTCGGGTTTATGCATTTGAACCGGTGTTGGAGAATTTGCAGAGTGTTTGTAATGGGATTTATTTTAATCGGGTTGGGGATTTGGTCAGGCTTTTTGAAGCTGCTACTTCTGATCGGCTTGGGAATATCACATTTCATAAG TTGGTTGGACGGCTAGACAACAGTGCGGTTTCAGCGGCTGGTGCGAAGCTGGCTTTTAAATCAAATGAAGAAGTTGAACTTCAAGTAAGATCGGTTCTGCTTGATCTAGTGATCCCCGAGACAGAACGCGTTCTACTTTTGAAAATCGATGTGCAGGGTTGGGAGTATCACGTGTTAAAAGGAGCGAAAAAGTTGCTGTCGAGAAAGAAAGGTGAAGCTCCGTACTTGATCTATGAGGAAGATGAAAGACTCCTGCAAGCTAGCAACAGCAGCTCGACAGAGATCCGGAAGTTTCTTGGTGGCCTTGGATACACTCACTGTGTGCAGAAAGGTACCGATGCTCATTGCACTAAGTAA
- the LOC110923471 gene encoding uncharacterized protein LOC110923471 isoform X2, protein MVVPAASIFPSVPTTESIVGEAFDKFNFHKEPGLLQFWECITASDSEEIGCYLTLTEQTYMLTRDHEGLLQDYRRRCLESRCRFVGVETKVGKWLPGRAAQTRIADHRTIHHALNPEDQHPADIGGKGQLVLPVFRDQGAGSNLVGVIEYVTSVPKESYVEDFEQIHNLLKDEGLNSTYRGKTIKVAYNHIIKFTQPLSAKFRDLRREVVKRFPELKKQQELCVEYDDTEGNRLPISSDEGLQVCLAESSSRGEKFIRMCVISNT, encoded by the exons ATGGTTGTTCCTGCAGCCAGCATATTCCCGTCGGTTCCAACAACAGAGTCCATCGTCGGAGAAGCGTTTGACAAATTTAACTTCCACAAAGAACCAGGGTTACTTCAGTTTTGGGAATGCATCACGGCTTCTGATTCCGAGGAAATTGGATGCTATCTTACGTTGACAGAACAAACCTATATGTTAACTCGAGATCATGAAGGACTTCTGCAGGATTACAGGAGGAGATGTCTTGAAAGCCGTTGTCGTTTTGTTGGAGTAGAAACAAAGGTGGGCAAATGGTTACCTGGCCGAGCAGCTCAAACAAGGATCGCAGACCATCGGACGATACATCATGCGCTTAATCCCGAAGATCAACATCCAGCAGACATAGGAGGCAAGGGGCAGTTGGTTTTGCCTGTGTTTCGTGACCAGGGTGCTGGGAGTAACCTTGTGGGAGTCATTGAGTATGTCACGTCTGTACCTAAAGAAAGTTATGTTGAAGATTTTGAACAAATTCACAATCTACTAAAG GATGAGGGCTTGAATTCGACATATAGAGGGAAGACGATAAAAGTTGCATACAATCATATAATCAAGTTTACACAGCCCCTTTCAGCTAAATTCAGAGACCTGCGCAGGGAAGTGGTAAAGAGATTTCCAGAATTAAAAAAGCAACAAGAATTGTGTGTCGAGTATGATGACACCGAAGGTAACCGTCTTCCAATTTCAAGTGATGAAGGCCTCCAAGTTTGCCTGGCTGAGTCAAGTTCAAGAGGGGAAAAGTTCATCAGAATGTGTGTTATTTCGAACACATAG
- the LOC110923470 gene encoding uncharacterized protein LOC110923470 isoform X1, whose product MANAWKKYKSNKLTTPKLLFLLTSTSLILLTFFYLSTPTTPPTTFFNPTSPIHPFNCTNTPQPHPIIANQVEGLKHPFIYSLSDFGSLPDKPHKNIVRMLKGKLFRRPDISVTVQDLLDKMRAEGRTGAFVDVGANVGMATFAAAVMGFRVYAFEPVLENLQSVCNGIYFNRVGDLVRLFEAATSDRLGNITFHKLVGRLDNSAVSAAGAKLAFKSNEEVELQVRSVPLDLVIPETERVLLLKIDVQGWEYHVLKGAKKLLSRKKGEAPYLIYEEDERLLQASNSSSTEIRKFLGGLGYTHCVQKGKHSVTDDGKEVAAEDGEEEVASEDGNQQAATDESADVKTIKILKHHSQHSIHLQRFIFIMLPVSFSSLFFLIFIFELLLLVK is encoded by the exons ATGGCAAACGCTTGGAAGAAATACAAATCCAACAAACTCACCACCCCCAAACTCCTCTTCCTCTTAACCTCCACCTCCCTGATCCTCCTCACCTTCTTCTACCTCTCCACCCCCACCACCCCACCCACCACCTTCTTCAACCCCACCTCACCCATCCACCCCTTCAACTGCACCAACACCCCTCAACCCCACCCCATCATAGCCAACCAAGTTGAAGGCCTCAAACACCCATTCATCTACTCCCTTTCCGATTTCGGCTCCCTACCCGATAAACCCCACAAGAACATTGTCCGGATGCTCAAAGGCAAATTGTTTAGGAGACCCGATATTTCGGTTACCGTCCAGGACTTGCTGGACAAGATGAGGGCTGAAGGGAGGACCGGGGCTTTCGTCGATGTGGGAGCGAATGTGGGTATGGCCACATTCGCTGCTGCGGTGATGGGGTTTCGGGTTTATGCGTTTGAACCGGTGTTGGAGAATTTGCAGAGTGTTTGTAATGGGATTTATTTTAATCGGGTTGGGGATTTGGTCAGGCTTTTTGAAGCTGCTACTTCTGATCGGCTTGGGAATATCACATTTCATAAG TTGGTTGGACGGCTAGACAACAGTGCGGTTTCAGCGGCTGGTGCGAAGCTGGCTTTTAAATCAAATGAAGAAGTTGAACTTCAAGTAAGATCGGTTCCGCTTGATCTAGTGATCCCCGAGACAGAACGCGTTCTACTTTTGAAAATCGATGTGCAGGGTTGGGAGTATCACGTGTTAAAAGGAGCGAAAAAGTTGCTGTCGAGAAAGAAAGGTGAAGCTCCGTACTTGATCTATGAGGAAGATGAAAGACTCCTGCAAGCTAGCAACAGCAGCTCGACAGAGATCCGGAAGTTTCTTGGTGGCCTTGGATACACTCACTGTGTGCAGAAAG GAAAACATAGTGTAACTGACGATGGTAAAGAAGTTGCAGCTGAAGATGGTGAAGAAGAAGTTGCAAGTGAAGATGGTAATCAACAAGCTGCAACTGATGAGAGCGCAG ACGTAAAAACGATCAAAATCCTAAAGCATCATTCACAACATTCTATCCATCTTCAAAGGTTCATCTTCATCATgcttccggtttcattttcatcGTTATTTTTTCTTATCTTTATCTTTGAATTGTTGCTACTTGTTAAGTAA
- the LOC110923470 gene encoding uncharacterized protein LOC110923470 isoform X3, translated as MANAWKKYKSNKLTTPKLLFLLTSTSLILLTFFYLSTPTTPPTTFFNPTSPIHPFNCTNTPQPHPIIANQVEGLKHPFIYSLSDFGSLPDKPHKNIVRMLKGKLFRRPDISVTVQDLLDKMRAEGRTGAFVDVGANVGMATFAAAVMGFRVYAFEPVLENLQSVCNGIYFNRVGDLVRLFEAATSDRLGNITFHKLVGRLDNSAVSAAGAKLAFKSNEEVELQVRSVPLDLVIPETERVLLLKIDVQGWEYHVLKGAKKLLSRKKGEAPYLIYEEDERLLQASNSSSTEIRKFLGGLGYTHCVQKGKLM; from the exons ATGGCAAACGCTTGGAAGAAATACAAATCCAACAAACTCACCACCCCCAAACTCCTCTTCCTCTTAACCTCCACCTCCCTGATCCTCCTCACCTTCTTCTACCTCTCCACCCCCACCACCCCACCCACCACCTTCTTCAACCCCACCTCACCCATCCACCCCTTCAACTGCACCAACACCCCTCAACCCCACCCCATCATAGCCAACCAAGTTGAAGGCCTCAAACACCCATTCATCTACTCCCTTTCCGATTTCGGCTCCCTACCCGATAAACCCCACAAGAACATTGTCCGGATGCTCAAAGGCAAATTGTTTAGGAGACCCGATATTTCGGTTACCGTCCAGGACTTGCTGGACAAGATGAGGGCTGAAGGGAGGACCGGGGCTTTCGTCGATGTGGGAGCGAATGTGGGTATGGCCACATTCGCTGCTGCGGTGATGGGGTTTCGGGTTTATGCGTTTGAACCGGTGTTGGAGAATTTGCAGAGTGTTTGTAATGGGATTTATTTTAATCGGGTTGGGGATTTGGTCAGGCTTTTTGAAGCTGCTACTTCTGATCGGCTTGGGAATATCACATTTCATAAG TTGGTTGGACGGCTAGACAACAGTGCGGTTTCAGCGGCTGGTGCGAAGCTGGCTTTTAAATCAAATGAAGAAGTTGAACTTCAAGTAAGATCGGTTCCGCTTGATCTAGTGATCCCCGAGACAGAACGCGTTCTACTTTTGAAAATCGATGTGCAGGGTTGGGAGTATCACGTGTTAAAAGGAGCGAAAAAGTTGCTGTCGAGAAAGAAAGGTGAAGCTCCGTACTTGATCTATGAGGAAGATGAAAGACTCCTGCAAGCTAGCAACAGCAGCTCGACAGAGATCCGGAAGTTTCTTGGTGGCCTTGGATACACTCACTGTGTGCAGAAAG GAAAACTGATGTAG
- the LOC110923470 gene encoding uncharacterized protein LOC110923470 isoform X2: protein MANAWKKYKSNKLTTPKLLFLLTSTSLILLTFFYLSTPTTPPTTFFNPTSPIHPFNCTNTPQPHPIIANQVEGLKHPFIYSLSDFGSLPDKPHKNIVRMLKGKLFRRPDISVTVQDLLDKMRAEGRTGAFVDVGANVGMATFAAAVMGFRVYAFEPVLENLQSVCNGIYFNRVGDLVRLFEAATSDRLGNITFHKLVGRLDNSAVSAAGAKLAFKSNEEVELQVRSVPLDLVIPETERVLLLKIDVQGWEYHVLKGAKKLLSRKKGEAPYLIYEEDERLLQASNSSSTEIRKFLGGLGYTHCVQKGTDAHCTK, encoded by the exons ATGGCAAACGCTTGGAAGAAATACAAATCCAACAAACTCACCACCCCCAAACTCCTCTTCCTCTTAACCTCCACCTCCCTGATCCTCCTCACCTTCTTCTACCTCTCCACCCCCACCACCCCACCCACCACCTTCTTCAACCCCACCTCACCCATCCACCCCTTCAACTGCACCAACACCCCTCAACCCCACCCCATCATAGCCAACCAAGTTGAAGGCCTCAAACACCCATTCATCTACTCCCTTTCCGATTTCGGCTCCCTACCCGATAAACCCCACAAGAACATTGTCCGGATGCTCAAAGGCAAATTGTTTAGGAGACCCGATATTTCGGTTACCGTCCAGGACTTGCTGGACAAGATGAGGGCTGAAGGGAGGACCGGGGCTTTCGTCGATGTGGGAGCGAATGTGGGTATGGCCACATTCGCTGCTGCGGTGATGGGGTTTCGGGTTTATGCGTTTGAACCGGTGTTGGAGAATTTGCAGAGTGTTTGTAATGGGATTTATTTTAATCGGGTTGGGGATTTGGTCAGGCTTTTTGAAGCTGCTACTTCTGATCGGCTTGGGAATATCACATTTCATAAG TTGGTTGGACGGCTAGACAACAGTGCGGTTTCAGCGGCTGGTGCGAAGCTGGCTTTTAAATCAAATGAAGAAGTTGAACTTCAAGTAAGATCGGTTCCGCTTGATCTAGTGATCCCCGAGACAGAACGCGTTCTACTTTTGAAAATCGATGTGCAGGGTTGGGAGTATCACGTGTTAAAAGGAGCGAAAAAGTTGCTGTCGAGAAAGAAAGGTGAAGCTCCGTACTTGATCTATGAGGAAGATGAAAGACTCCTGCAAGCTAGCAACAGCAGCTCGACAGAGATCCGGAAGTTTCTTGGTGGCCTTGGATACACTCACTGTGTGCAGAAAGGTACCGATGCTCATTGCACTAAGTAA
- the LOC110923469 gene encoding DEAD-box ATP-dependent RNA helicase 5 — translation MPTITDSTTKSDKKIKNKDHKRKLQDQEQQQPEQEQAEAPKKDKKKKKKEKLEPETVNGNETSNGSEELSEKKKKKKQKKEEKEEVKEVNGGVDEVRESEDNVVVSGKDISDSKYKALNTFAESNLSDQLLECCKNFSKPSPIQSNSWPFLLHGRDFIGIAKTGSGKTLAFGIPAMNHILNKRKNKSNKKVTPLCLVLSPTRELAQQIYDVLSDAGKPSGVRSVCVYGGTSKGPQISALKSGVDIVIGTPGRLKDLIEMGVCQLQEVSFVVLDEADRMLDMGFEPEVRSILSKTSSVRQVVMFSATWPLAVNQLSQEFMDPNPVKVVVGSEDLAANHDVMQIVEVLEDRARDERLVTLLEKYHKSRRNRVLVFVLYKKEASRVENMLQRRGWKVVSISGDKQQKARTEALQLFKDGTSPLLIATDVAARGLDIPDVEVVINYSFPLTTEDYVHRIGRTGRAGKKGVAHTFFMKENKALSGELINVLREAGQNVPTNLLNFGTHVKKKESKLYGAHFKEISADAPKATKITFDSDNED, via the exons ATGCCGACTATCACCGACAGTACCACCAAATCCGACAAGAAGATCAAGAACAAAGACCACAAAAGAAAGCTTCAAgatcaagaacaacaacaacctgAACAAGAACAAGCAGAAGCACCCAAAAAAgacaagaaaaagaagaaaaaagaaaagcttgaaccagaaacTGTAAATGGAAACGAAACCTCAAATGGGTCAGAAGAGTTGAgtgaaaaaaagaagaaaaagaagcaaaagaaagaagaaaaagaagaagttAAGGAAGTTAATGGCGGTGTGGATGAGGTTAGAGAAAGTGAGGATAATGTTGTGGTTTCTGGGAAGGATATAAGTGATTCAAAGTACAAAGCTTTGAATACTTTTGCAGAATCTAATCTTTCTGATCAACTGTTGGAGTGTTGTAAGAATTTTAGTAAACCCTCGCCGATTCAGTCGAATTCTTGGCCGTTTTTATTACATGGGCGTGATTTTATTGGGATTGCTAAAACTGGGTCAG GGAAAACTTTGGCATTTGGGATACCTGCTATGAATCATATTTTGAATAAGAGGAAGAATAAAAGTAACAAGAAAGTGACTCCACTTTGCCTTGTGCTTTCACCAACAAGAGAACTTGCTCAACAG ATTTATGATGTTCTATCTGATGCTGGGAAACCTAGTGGTGTTCGATCAGTTTGTGTTTACGGAGGAACTTCAAAAGGGCCCCAAATTTCTGCTCTAAAATCTGGAGTG GATATCGTTATTGGAACCCCCGGACGATTGAAGGATTTAATAGAAATGGGAGTGTGCCAGCTACAGGAGGTCTCTTTTGTG GTGCTTGATGAAGCCGATCGGATGCTTGATATGGGATTTGAACCAGAAGTCCGTTCCATTCTTAGCAAAACAAGTTCTG TTCGTCAAGTTGTAATGTTTAGTGCAACTTGGCCCTTAGCCGTGAATCAACTCTCTCAGGAATTTATGGATCCGAATCCCGTTAAG GTTGTTGTAGGATCAGAGGATTTGGCTGCCAACCATGATGTCATGCAGATAGTCGAG GTGTTGGAGGATCGAGCACGTGATGAACGTTTAGTTACATTGCTAGAGAAATACCACAAGTCAAGaag GAACAGAGTTCTGGTCTTTGTATTATACAAGAAGGAAGCATCTCGGGTTGAGAATATGTTACAAAGAAG GGGTTGGAAGGTTGTTTCCATTAGCGGTGACAAACAACAAAAGGCGCGTACCGAGGCACTTCAATTATTCAAGGATGGTACTTCTCCTCTATTG ATCGCTACAGATGTAGCCGCTAGGGGGCTGGATATTCCAGATGTTGAAGTTGTAATTAACTACAGCTTCCCGTTGACCACAGAGGATTATGTCCACAGAATTGGAAGAACGGGTCGGGCTGGTAAAAAGGGCGTTGCACACACTTTCTTCATGAAGGAGAATAAGGCACTTTCTGGTGAGCTGATAAATGTTCTTAGAGAAGCAGGACAGAATGTACCGACAAACCTTTTGAATTTCGGAACTCATGTTAAGAAAAAG GAGTCGAAGCTCTACGGAGCCCATTTCAAAGAAATTTCTGCAGATGCACCGAAGGCTACCAAGATTACATTCGACTCTGACAATGAAGATTAA
- the LOC110922522 gene encoding pentatricopeptide repeat-containing protein At4g21300, producing MYPKNISFHRRFSQITSVGSFQYTKEDLISKLASVLQSCSHPNPDPQVIHQGQQLHAQIIVNGINHVGLLGSRLLGMYILCNKFIDAKSVFYKLDLVYASPWNWMIRGFTMMGCFDSAILVYFKMLGYGTCPDKYTFPYVVKACGRLGAVGLAKSVHRTIRIMGFEMDVYVGSSLIKLYAENGCIDDARQLFDKLPQRDDVLWNVILNGYLKHGDSKHVVLLFNQMRSSDTRPGSVTYACVLSACASDANVNLGTQIHGLLIKCGQVSDPQVLNTLIAVYAKCRWLFDARKLFDSVQEAGSVTWNVIIGGHVQNGLMNEALDLLREMIFVGTKPDTITLASFLPALSESASINHGKEIHCYILRQNVHLDVFLKNALIDMYFKCREVEMARNVFTCSRDIDVVICTAMISGYVLNGMNFDALETFRFLLNKQMKPNAVTLSSSLPACAGLVALKLGKELHGQILKNGLEGRCHVGTAVVDMYAKCGRLDLAHQVFDKMSEKDSVCWNSMITSFCQNGQPEKAIELFREMGSEGAKYDSVSISAALSACANIPSLGYGKAIHGFMTRGALKTDLYAESALIDMYAKCGNLESARNVFNTMPIKNEVSWNSIISAYGNHGHLRECLSLFHEMKEHGFHPDHVTFLAIISACDHTGLVDEGYHYFKSMTNDYKIAPRMEHYACIIDLFGRAGRLTEAYEIIKSMPFDPDAGVWGTLLGACRVHGNVELAETASSQLFEMDPTNSGYYVLLSNVQADAGKWEDVNKTRNMMKLRGVEKVPGYSWIEVNNETYVFGADDTCNPRADEIYSLLRNFVLVVKDEGYVTVEKQHNLIGFY from the coding sequence ATGTACCCAAAGAACATCTCATTCCACAGGAGATTTTCCCAAATTACATCGGTCGGGTCTTTCCAATACACAAAGGAGGATTTAATATCCAAACTTGCATCAGTTTTGCAATCTTGTTCACACCCTAATCCTGACCCACAAGTAATTCATCAAGGCCAGCAACTTCATGCTCAGATAATCGTCAATGGAATCAACCACGTGGGCCTACTGGGGTCAAGATTACTCGGAATGTACATACTTTGTAACAAATTCATTGATGCCAAGAGTGTGTTTTATAAACTCGATTTGGTCTACGCGTCACCGTGGAATTGGATGATCAGAGGGTTTACTATGATGGGGTGTTTTGATTCTGCAATCTTGGTTTATTTTAAGATGTTGGGGTATGGAACTTGTCCTGATAAGTATACTTTTCCGTATGTGGTTAAGGCGTGTGGTCGGTTGGGAGCGGTTGGGTTGGCGAAATCTGTTCATCGGACGATTCGGATCATGGGTTTTGAGATGGATGTTTATGTAGGTAGTTCTTTGATCAAGTTGTATGCTGAAAATGGTTGCATTGATGATGCACGCCAACTGTTTGATAAATTGCCTCAGAGAGATGATGTGTTGTGGAATGTTATTCTTAATGGTTACTTGAAGCATGGGGATTCAAAGCATGTTGTTTTACTGTTTAACCAGATGAGGAGTTCCGATACTCGACCAGGGTCGGTGACATACGCGTGTGTTCTGTCTGCGTGTGCGTCTGATGCGAATGTTAACCTCGGCACGCAAATTCATGGTCTTCTTATCAAATGTGGACAGGTGTCGGATCCTCAGGTTCTCAACACGCTAATCGCGGTGTATGCAAAGTGTCGATGGTTGTTTGACGCGCGGAAACTTTTCGATAGCGTACAAGAAGCCGGTTCGGTTACGTGGAACGTTATAATTGGCGGGCATGTGCAGAATGGACTCATGAATGAAGCTTTAGATTTACTTCGTGAAATGATATTCGTCGGAACCAAACCGGACACAATCACGTTAGCAAGCTTTCTTCCGGCTTTATCTGAGTCCGCATCTATAAACCACGGGAAAGAGATACATTGTTACATTTTACGACAAAATGTGCATTTGGATGTTTTCTTAAAGAATGCGCTTATCGACATGTATTTTAAGTGTCGGGAGGTCGAAATGGCACGTAATGTTTTCACTTGTAGTAGAGACATAGACGTCGTGATATGCACTGCGATGATATCCGGTTATGTCCTTAACGGGATGAACTTTGACGCTTTAGAAACTTTTCGGTTTTTGCTTAACAAGCAAATGAAACCGAACGCTGTTACGCTTTCGAGTTCTTTACCCGCTTGTGCGGGTTTGGTTGCTTTAAAATTAGGCAAAGAACTGCACGGTCAAATTTTAAAAAACGGGTTAGAAGGAAGGTGTCATGTCGGAACGGCAGTCGTCGATATGTACGCAAAATGTGGAAGACTTGATcttgcacaccaagtgtttgataaaatgtctGAGAAGGATTCCGTTTGTTGGAATTCCATGATAACTAGCTTTTGTCAAAACGGTCAACCCGAGAAAGCCATTGAGCTTTTCCGTGAAATGGGTTCCGAAGGAGCGAAATACGACTCGGTAAGCATATCGGCTGCTCTTTCTGCGTGTGCGAATATACCATCACTCGGGTATGGAAAAGCAATCCACGGGTTCATGACAAGAGGTGCGTTGAAAACCGATCTTTACGCAGAGAGTGCGTTAATCGACATGTATGCTAAATGCGGAAACCTAGAATCCGCAAGAAACGTGTTCAACACAATGCCGATTAAAAACGAAGTATCGTGGAACAGTATCATTTCCGCTTATGGAAACCACGGTCACCTTCGCGAATGTCTTTCGCTATTTCACGAAATGAAAGAACACGGATTCCACCCCGATCACGTCACCTTTCTCGCAATAATTTCCGCATGCGATCACACCGGTTTGGTTGACGAAGGTTACCATTATTTCAAATCCATGACAAACGATTATAAAATCGCACCACGAATGGAGCACTACGCGTGCATAATCGATCTGTTCGGTCGCGCAGGTCGGTTAACCGAAGCGTATGAGATCATAAAGTCTATGCCGTTTGATCCCGATGCGGGTGTTTGGGGCACGTTGTTAGGTGCGTGTCGGGTTCATGGGAATGTTGAGCTGGCTGAAACGGCGTCTAGTCAGCTTTTTGAGATGGACCCCACGAACTCAGGATATTATGTGCTGCTGTCGAATGTGCAGGCGGATGCTGGGAAATGGGAAGATGTTAATAAAACGAGAAATATGATGAAACTTCGAGGGGTTGAAAAGGTGCCGGGTTATAGTTGGATTGAGGTGAATAACGAGACGTATGTTTTTGGCGCGGATGACACGTGTAACCCGAGGGCTGATGAGATTTATAGTTTGTTACGGAATTTTGTTTTGGTGGTTAAGGATGAAGGGTATGTGACAGTTGAGAAACAGCATAACTTGATAGGGTTTTATTGA